TCGATCACGGTGAGCTTGCCCAGGCGCTCGACCAGGGGCTGCGACAGCGCCATCAGGCCCGGGCCGATCTCGACCATGGGTTCGCCCGCCTTGGGGTCGATGGCCTGGACGATGTTGTCGATGATGGCGCCGTCGGTCAGGAAATTCTGGCCGAAGCGCTTGCGGGGAATATGTTTCATGAATGCGAAAGCGGTGCCTGGGCACCGCTTGGAATGAGGGGGAGCTCCGATGCCCGGTGCGCAATGATGACATTACCGGGCACTTCAAGCGGATTGAATGGGCTTATTGGGGTGGCTCGCGGTATTCCACAAAGGCCTTGCCGCGCAGTTCCTTGAGCCAGGTTTCGTAGTCCTGCTCGGCCTTGCGCTCGCGCACCACGTTGCGCACCATTTCGCGTTGCTCGCGCTCGGTGAGCTTTTCCTGGCGGCGCTCGATCAGCTGGATCAGGTGCACGCCGAAACGCGACACCACGGGGTTGCTGATCTGGCCGGGCTGGAGGCTGTCGAGCACGCGCTCGAACTCGGGCACGAACTGGCCTGGCGAGGACCAGCCCAGATCACCGCCGTTGCGGGCGCTGCCGTCCTTAGAGAACTCCTGCGCCAGTTGCTGGAAGGTGGCCTGGCCGGCTTCCACGCGACGCTTGTAATCCTCCAGACGCTTGGCCGCCTGTGCTTCGGTCATACCCTCACCCACGGTCAGCAGGAAATGGCGGGCGTGGTTCTGCGTGATGTACACGGGCGCTCCGGCCTGAGATTTTTCCAGCACCTTGAGCACGTGGAAACCAGCGCCCGAACGAAACGGACCGACGATGGCTCCGACTGCCGCATTGCCCACCTGCTGAGAAAACAGCTCGGGGTAATCGCTCATGGGGCGCATGCCCATGGCGCCGCCACCCTGACCGTTGGGGACATCCGAAAATTCCCGCACGGCAGCGATGAAGTCGGGGTTCTTGCGAGCGGCTTCTGCCGCCTGCTTGGCCTTGGCCTCGCGCTCCGCCACCACGGCAGCGCTGGCGTTTTCCGGCACGATGATCAGGATGTGGCCCAGATTGGCTGCGGCACCCGCCGCCGCATCGCCCGGGCGCTTCTGGTCCTTGAGATAGCGATCGATGTCGGCTTCCCCGACCTTGACGCGACCGTCCACATCACGCTCGCGCACACGCTGCATCAGCATCTGGTTGCGGATCTCCGAACGGAACTGCGCTTCGGAAATCCCTTCGGCCTTCAGGCGCGACATCAGGCCAGCCTTGTCGGTGTTGTTCTGGCGCGCCACATTGGCCACGGCCTGATCGACCGTCATGTTGTCAATGTTGATGCCCGTGTCCTTGGCTTCCTGCAACTGCACGCGCTCGACAATCAGGCGCTCCAGAACCTGGCGGGCCAGCTCGCTCTGGGACGGCAGCTGCCCGCCCTGCTCGGTCACGTTCTGCGCAACGCGCTCCATGCGTGCACGCACTTCGTTATTGGTGATGGGCTCGGAATTGACCACGGCCACAATGTAATCGGCCGAGCGAACACCCTGTGCGGCTGCCGGAGCCTGGCGCCCCGAGGGCTGGGCCGTAGCCTCCAGTGCGCGCGAGATGGAGGAGTCATTGCCAGCCTTGGCCTTGCTGCCGGGGCTCTTCAGGCCCTGGGCCTGCACACCGGCAGCCATTACAGCCAGTGCCACGGCAACAGCACATGCATTGGATGTCTTGGAGAAAAAACGCATGAAAAAAGCCTTGATTAATCGTAATTGGTAAAGCGGCTGGGCGGAGTCACCGCCTCACGCAAATATTGATAGCGCGGCACATTCTGCTTGAGGCTGGAGGTGGGATCGGCACCAAAGCTCAGGCGCGAGAAGCCCACGAACTCCATCTGGAACAGCAGACGCAGATTCGACTGGATGACCGAGCTTTGCAGGCGCTCCAGCACCACACGGCCAATCCAGCAGCAACCGTCGTATTCGAAGCCGACCACGGTATCCACCAGCTTGTTGTCCTTGATGGAGTAGTTGAGGCGGCCCACGGCATACCAGCGGCCACCGCCCTGGCCGCGACCGGCGCCCAGATCCTTGCCCTTGTCGCCCCAGAGGTCGTTGATCGGCCATTGCCAGCCCACGTCCACCAGCTCGCTGGAGGGCTTCTTGGTGACCGTATCCAGCTGCGTGCGGTAGCCGATGTTGAAGGTGCGGTAGTTGCCCGGGCTGTAACGCGCCGTGGCCGTGGTACGGACCGTGCGGTTCAAGTCCTTGTTGTACTGGGTCGTGCCTTCAAGCGACCACTTGTCGGTCCAGTTGAAGGCCGCGCCCAGCAGGATATCGGACAGCTTGCTGGTTGCAGCCACCTCACCGGGCAGCAGCACGCGCTGATCTGACAGGCGCACGCGCTGGGCCACGGCGAACTTGAGCTTTTCTGCGCCGCTTTCAGGGTCGATGAAGCGCGAGGTCGCGCCCAGCGTCATCAGATGGTTGTCGGCAATGCGGTCCTGACCGACATAGTCGTTCTCGGAAAAAATACTCGCGAAGTTGAAATCGCTGCGACCCGTATCGTAGAGCGGCAGCATGCTCTGATCGCGATAGGGCGTATAGGTATAGAAGGCCCGGGGTTCGAAAGTCTGCAACAGATTCTTGCCGAACCAGGAGGTGTCGCGCTCGAAGATCAGGCCGCTGTCCAGGCTGAAGGTGGGCAAGGTCCGGTTGGCGCTCTTGCTGCCGTTGCTCATCAGCTGATCGGTCTGATACATGGAGGTATGCAGCATCAGCTTGGGCGTGATGAAGGCGCCGGGAGACAGGAATGGCCGGCTCAGCTGTGCCTGCACATAGCTGCGCTGACCGTTGTTGCCGACCTGACCCGTGATGGGGCGAATCAGCTCGAAGCGTGTAGTGTCGGCCACCACGGAGAAATCCAGCCCATGCGGCAGGTCCAGCGGCGTATAGCGGTACTGCAGCTGCGGCACCATGCTGTAGGGCGGCGCAATCGGCGAAGTCACATCCTGCTGCACTTGGTAGCGCAGCACATTGAGGCTCAGCACCCCATCGCCCTTGGCCCAGCTCAGATTGACCGTGCTGGGCAGCAGGCGCTGGCGCAGCGCCACGGGAGCCAGGCGGAAGTCGCGCCAGTAATCACCGTCGCTGACGCGGTTCAGATTGAAATTCAGCCCCAAGCCGCCGACCGGCGTATCGAAGCTCGCACGATGCTGCCAGGAATAGCCCCAGCGATCGCGGTTGCGCAGATTGTCGCCGGGCATGTAGCTGGCATAGGTCTCGCCCGAGTAGCTGGGCTCCAGATAGCGGAACTGTCCCGTCAGGTTCACGCCGCGCTTGGTCATCAGCGTGGGCGTGATGGTCATATCGCGATTGGGGGCGATATTCCAGTAATAGGGCTGTGAATACTCGATGCCGCCGAGCTTGTCCATGCCTATCATCGGCGGCAGCAGGCCCGATTTGCGCTTGTCCGAGAGCGGAAAGCTCATGCGCGGCACGGGCAGGACGGTCACGCCCTTGAATTTCAGGGACGCACCCTCGGCCACCCCCACCTCTTCGGCCATGTCCAGATGAATGGTCTTGGCCTCGAGCACCCAGCTCGGCTCCCAGCTGGCCTCGTCATCGCGCTGGCAGGTGGTGTAGGTGGCGTCATGGACGACCGAACGATCCTTGTCGATGAAATCCACTCGCGAGGACTCGCCATGGCCGCCCGTGGCCAGAAAGCGATAGTTGGCATTGTCGAACTGGCCCTTGAAGGCATCCATCTGCAGATCCAGCGCCGTACCCTCGTAGACATTGCCGGCCTGGTTGATGTGGACCGAGCCCACGGCGTTGATCCTGTCGTCCGGAACCGCATAGTCGAGCTTGTCCGCACGGATCATGGTGTCGCCGCGGCGCAACTCTGCCTCGCCATGAACCGAGGCCTTGAGATCGGGCTGACCGGACAGGCTGTCACCTTTGATATAGATGGGCTGCTGGTCACGCACTTCCTGAGGATAGCTCTCCTGTAACAGGCTGCTGGACTTGAGTTCCAGGGCTGGCAGCTCGCCCGCGACGCTGGAGGAGGACAATCCGCCCGTATCGGCCGACTGGGCATAGGCCTGCATGCCAGCACCCGCCCATGCCAGTGCCACAGCCCATGCCAGAGGACGAATCACCGGCCGAGCAGCTCCCGCACGCATTGAACGGGCAGGGCGGGCAGGTAGGAAATCTCGCGGATGGGATGGGGATTGCACGATGATCTTGAACGTCAAAAGCGCGCGTGCCCTGGCACACGTCAACAGAAAACCGAGAGCCTAGCACCACTGTCCACAGATGCGGCGGCATCGGTTTGTAAAATCCGATTATCCATGACCGCTCCTATCACCCCCACAGTTGGCGTTGCCTGGGCAGATTCTGCCCGCCACGCCGCATTCGACGCCTGGCTGGCACCGCTGGCTCAAAAGCACCAGCTGCTTCCCGCAACCCTGCGCCCCGCTTCGGCCGATGCGAGCTTTCGCCGCTATCTGCGCCTGGATCGCAGCGATGGCAGCAGCCTGATCGTCATGGACGCGCCGCCAGACAAGGAAGATTGCGCGCCTTTTGCCAAGGTTCAGGGCTTGATGAGCCAGGCCGGCCTGTGCGTGCCGCAGATTCTGGACTGGGACGCCGGTCACGGCTTCATGCTGCTCAGCGATCTGGGCGGCCAGACCGTCATCGAGGCTCTGAACCCCGAAAAGCCCCAGGATGCCGAAGCCTGGTACCGCTCGGCCATCGAGGTGCTGCTGGACTGGCAACTGGCCTCCAAGGCCGGCAATACCGGCAGCTTGCCTCTCTATGACGAGGCCCTGCTGCGCCGCGAGCTGCAGCTGTTTCCCGACTGGTACATCGCCAAGCACCGCCAGTTCACGCTGGACGACAAGCAGCAGGCCCTGCTCGGCAAGACCTTCGATCAGATCGTCGCCCACAATCTGCAGGCCCCCAGCGTCTATGTGCACCGTGACTTCATGATGCGCAACCTGATGCAACCTGTGTCCAGCGGCGCGCCGCTGGGCGTGCTGGACTTCCAGGATGCCGTCTACGGCCCCATCACCTATGACATCGCCAGCCTGCTGCGCGATGCCTTCATCAGCTGGGAAGAGGACTTCATCATCGACATCACCATCCGTTACTGGGAAAAGGCTCGCAAGGCCGGCCTGGTGGGCGCCAACAGCGCCAGCGGCTGGGGCGACGACTTCGGCGAGTTCTATCGTGGGGTTGAATGGATGGGTCTGCAGCGCCACCTCAAGGTTGCGGGTATCTTTGCGCGCCTGACGCTGCGCGACGGCAAGCCCAAGTATCTGGCCGATGCGCCTCGTTTCATCCACTACATCCGCTCCACCTGCAACCGCTACCGCGCGCTGGGCCCGTTCCTCAAATTGATCGACGAGATCGAAGGCATCCAGACGCAGGTGGGTTACGCCTACGGGCGGATGTAAACACACCCCCTGAGCCGCTTTGCGGCTTCCCCCTCTCTCGCCTTGCTTCGCAATGCGGGAGGGGGACGACGCCCTCGCTGCGGGGCGGCCCTTGCTTGGCGTCCCTGAGGTGATTCAGCGCCAGTTTTGCGAGCCACGGACTCTGCGTGGCACCATGAATCACGAACCCCGAATTTTTCCCTATGCCGCGCTATCACTGCCCTATTCCACTGCACATCGGCAACGAGCTGGACCTGCCTGCAGGCGCTGCCCGCCATGTGCAGGTGCTGCGCCACCAGCCCGGCGATGTCATCACCCTGTTTGAGGGCCAGACCGGCAACGGTTTTACCGGCGGCGAGTTCCAGGCGACCATCACCCACATGGGCCGCAGCGATGTGGGCGTGCGCGTGGACAGCCACAGCCCCGCCGAGCGCGAAGCCGAACGTGCCGTGCACCTGGTCGTCGGCATGCCCGCCAACGAGCGCATGGACTGGCTGGTGGAAAAAGCCACCGAGCTAGGCGTGGCCAGCATCCAGCCCGTGATGGCGGCGCGCAGCGTGCTCAAGCTCAAGGGCGACCGCGCCGACAAGAAGATCGAGCGCTGGCAGTCGATTGCCGTCTCGGCCTGCGAGCAATGCGGCCGCAACCAGGTGCCCGTGATTCACGCGCCCCAGCCGCTGGCCGACTGGCTGCGCAGCCAGCAGGCAGCAGCAGCCGATGCGACGCGTCTGGTGCTGTCGCTGCGCGAAGGCAATCAGCCGCTGCGTACCGCCGCCGGCGATGCTCAGGCAGTCTGGGTGCTGCATGGCCCCGAAGGGGGCCTGACCGCCCAGGAAGAAGACTGGGCCCTGGAGCAGGGCTGGAAACCTGCCAGCCTCGGCCCCCGCGTGCTGCGCGCTGAAACGGCATCTGTTGCCGCCCTGTCCCTGCTGGCCCTGGAGTAAATCAATGAGCAGCTGTCACCTCTCTCTGGCCAAGCCCGAGTTTTATCTGCAGAACTTTCGCGTGGAGGCCCCCGAGTCTCTGCCCGAGGCCGTGCTAACCCCCAGGCGCATGGGTCTCATCATCGTCAACGCAGCCGCAGAATCCTCTGCAGCGCTGCTGGGCCGCTCGTTTACAGCTCCCGAAGAAGGAGCACCCGCGCTGCCTGTGGAGCGTGTGCTGGTGCCCGCCAGCTTCGGCCTGGTGCCGCACTGGGTCAAGTCGGCGTCTGACGGGCGCCTGCGCGCGCTCAAGCTGGTGAATGCAAAGATCGACAACCTGACCACGGGCACGGCCTTTCGCGATGCCTGGCTGGCAGGCCAGCGCTGCATCGTGCCCATGCAGGCCTTTCAGGTCGACGACCTGCGCCCCGGCAAGCCCCTGCCCACACGCATCACCCGCGTGGACAACCAGCCCATGGGCGCCGCCGGCGTCTGGGCACGCTGGGTGGGCGAGGACGGCGAGGTCATCGTCAGCTATGCCCTCATCACCATCAATGCCAATGCCCATGCGCTGATGAACCGCTACGGCCAGCCCGGCAACGACAAGGCCATGCCCGCCATCCTCAACGAAGGCGCATACGACGCCTGGCTCAATGCCAAGGTCAACAAGGCCAAGGAGTTCCTGCGCCCCTACCCGGCGGAAAAACTGCGCGCCAACCCCGTGGAAAAAGGCCGCAAGCAGCCGCCGCCCCTGCTGTAAGCGTCAAGCCGCCGGAAAGCGCTGATCCAGCCACTGCTCGAGTCGCGCAAAAACCGGCGCAGCAAGTTCAGGGCTCTCGTTGAAGATCTCGTGATAGGCCGCCTCAAAGCACTGGGACTGCACCAGATCGCGTGGCGCCTGGGCGGCAAAGGCGGCGCTGCCGGCCGGATTGACCAGCTTGTCCTGTCCGGCCCATAGCAGCAGCGTGGGCACGCACCAGGCCGTCGCCTTGGACAGCACGTGGCGGCCGCCCTCGGCCATATAGCGCGCCAGCCGGGCGCTGATGCGTCTGTGCTGCAGTGCATCGGCGTCATAGGCCTGGGCCACTTCGGGATCATGCGAAAGATGCGCGGACTGCACGCCATTGGCCACGCGCAAATTGGGCAGCAGCCTGGGCAGGCTCGCCACCAGTGCCTTCTGCACACCCGACAGATGCAGAGCCAGCGCCGGCGAGGACAGCACCAGCCCATCCACATGGCGCAGACCGGAGGCGACAAAATCCGCAGCCACCAACCCACCCAGGCTGTGCCCCAGCAGCACCAGGGACTGATGCTTGGGCATGGCTGCACGTGTGGCATCGAGCACCACGGCCAGATCGTCGAGCAAGCGCATATCGCTGGTCAGGCCTCCCTGCGGCCCGCCCGACAGGCCGTGGCCGTACTGGTCATAGGCCCGCACAGCAAAGCCGTGCTCGTTGAGCCGCTGTGCCAGCGCGGCATAGCGGCCGCTGTGCTCGCCCAGGCCATGTACCAGCAACACCTGGGCACGGGGCTTGACGCCCGGCGCCAGCAGCCAGTCGCGCAGCGCAAGCTGAGTGGCGTCCGATGCGGCCATATGCAGCAACCGGGGCGTCGTCTGGGTACGGGTATCGGTAGGCGTCATGCACGATCTCTTCAGGCTGGCAAGAGCTTGCAGGATGCAGCCGCCACCAGCGCACGTCAACCGTGACAGTCCCCGATCTGGCCACCGGAAATCGACAACGCCAATACCCAAATACAGCTGTCAGCGCCTTGAAGATCAGCACTGACCGCTGTTTGGCAATGACTATTCAAGCCTGCGCAGCTTCCGTCTGATGGCGGGCCATGGCAGCAATCACCTCGGCCACCGAAGCCGTGAGCTTCTTGGCATAGGGCACATGGAGGAATTCGTTGGGGCCGTGGGCATTGCTCTTGGGGCCCAGCACGCCGCAGACCATCATCTGCGCCTTGGGAAAGCCCTTGCTCAGCATGTTCATCAGCGGAATCGTGCCGCCCTGGCCGATATAGCCGCAGCCGGCACCGAAATGGGCCCGGCTGGCGGCATTGAGCGCATTCTCGAACCAGCCGTCCATGCCCGGCGCATTCCAGCCGCTGGAGCTGGACAGGCCTTCCCAGGTCACCCTGGCCTCATAGGGCGCGTTGTCCTCCAGCAAGGCTTTCATCTCCTGCACGCAGGCTGCGGCATCGACCAGCGGCGGCAGGCGCAAGCTGAGCTTGAAGGCCGTGTAGGGGCGCAGCACATTGCCGGCATTTTGCAGATTGGGCATGCCCTCCACACCGGTCACGCTCAGCGTGGGCTCCCAGGTGCGGCGCACCAGCGCCTGGACCGGATCGGTGGTCGTGGGCAGGGACACACGGGCCGAGCCGCCGCAGTCGTAGTGCGCCCAGGGAAAGCGCGCATAGGCGTCCTCGCCGAGTATCTCCGCCGTGGCGCGGATCTGCGCCATGCGCTCGACCGGCACCTCGCAGTGAAAGCTCTGCGGCAGCACGCGGCCGTTCTTGCTGTCCTCGAGACGGTCCAGCACCTGACGCATGATGCGAAAGGACGATGGCACCACGCCCGAGGCATCGCCCGAGTGCACACCCTCGGTGAGGATCTGCACCTTGAGCGTGCCGCTGGCCATGCCGCGCAGGCTGGTGGTCAGCCACAGCTGGTCGTAGTTGCCGGCACCGCTGTCGAGACAGATCACCAGGCCCACATCGCCCAGACGCGGGCGCAAGGCATCCACATAGGGCAGCAGATCGGCCGAGCCGCTTTCCTCGCAGGTCTCGATGATGGCCACGATGCGCGGATGGGGCACGTTCTGGCGCTTGAGCTCCTGAATCGCCGCCACGCTGGCATAGACCGCATAGCCGTCGTCGGCTCCGCCACGGCCATAGAGCTTGCCGTCCTCGTATTTGGGCGTCCAGGGGCCCAGATCGCTGCGCCAGCCTTCGAACTCGGGCTGCTTGTCGAGGTGGCCGTACATCAGCACCGTGGGGCTGGTCGAGGCCTTCTCTGCCGTGCCTTCCACCTCGAAGAAGATGACCGGCGTGCGCCCCGGCTGCTGAATCACTTCCAGCGTCAGCCCGGCCACCTTCTGCGCCTCCACCCAGGCCGC
This region of Comamonas thiooxydans genomic DNA includes:
- a CDS encoding SOS response-associated peptidase, with protein sequence MSSCHLSLAKPEFYLQNFRVEAPESLPEAVLTPRRMGLIIVNAAAESSAALLGRSFTAPEEGAPALPVERVLVPASFGLVPHWVKSASDGRLRALKLVNAKIDNLTTGTAFRDAWLAGQRCIVPMQAFQVDDLRPGKPLPTRITRVDNQPMGAAGVWARWVGEDGEVIVSYALITINANAHALMNRYGQPGNDKAMPAILNEGAYDAWLNAKVNKAKEFLRPYPAEKLRANPVEKGRKQPPPLL
- a CDS encoding 16S rRNA (uracil(1498)-N(3))-methyltransferase — translated: MPRYHCPIPLHIGNELDLPAGAARHVQVLRHQPGDVITLFEGQTGNGFTGGEFQATITHMGRSDVGVRVDSHSPAEREAERAVHLVVGMPANERMDWLVEKATELGVASIQPVMAARSVLKLKGDRADKKIERWQSIAVSACEQCGRNQVPVIHAPQPLADWLRSQQAAAADATRLVLSLREGNQPLRTAAGDAQAVWVLHGPEGGLTAQEEDWALEQGWKPASLGPRVLRAETASVAALSLLALE
- a CDS encoding LPS-assembly protein LptD translates to MRAGAARPVIRPLAWAVALAWAGAGMQAYAQSADTGGLSSSSVAGELPALELKSSSLLQESYPQEVRDQQPIYIKGDSLSGQPDLKASVHGEAELRRGDTMIRADKLDYAVPDDRINAVGSVHINQAGNVYEGTALDLQMDAFKGQFDNANYRFLATGGHGESSRVDFIDKDRSVVHDATYTTCQRDDEASWEPSWVLEAKTIHLDMAEEVGVAEGASLKFKGVTVLPVPRMSFPLSDKRKSGLLPPMIGMDKLGGIEYSQPYYWNIAPNRDMTITPTLMTKRGVNLTGQFRYLEPSYSGETYASYMPGDNLRNRDRWGYSWQHRASFDTPVGGLGLNFNLNRVSDGDYWRDFRLAPVALRQRLLPSTVNLSWAKGDGVLSLNVLRYQVQQDVTSPIAPPYSMVPQLQYRYTPLDLPHGLDFSVVADTTRFELIRPITGQVGNNGQRSYVQAQLSRPFLSPGAFITPKLMLHTSMYQTDQLMSNGSKSANRTLPTFSLDSGLIFERDTSWFGKNLLQTFEPRAFYTYTPYRDQSMLPLYDTGRSDFNFASIFSENDYVGQDRIADNHLMTLGATSRFIDPESGAEKLKFAVAQRVRLSDQRVLLPGEVAATSKLSDILLGAAFNWTDKWSLEGTTQYNKDLNRTVRTTATARYSPGNYRTFNIGYRTQLDTVTKKPSSELVDVGWQWPINDLWGDKGKDLGAGRGQGGGRWYAVGRLNYSIKDNKLVDTVVGFEYDGCCWIGRVVLERLQSSVIQSNLRLLFQMEFVGFSRLSFGADPTSSLKQNVPRYQYLREAVTPPSRFTNYD
- a CDS encoding alpha/beta hydrolase → MTPTDTRTQTTPRLLHMAASDATQLALRDWLLAPGVKPRAQVLLVHGLGEHSGRYAALAQRLNEHGFAVRAYDQYGHGLSGGPQGGLTSDMRLLDDLAVVLDATRAAMPKHQSLVLLGHSLGGLVAADFVASGLRHVDGLVLSSPALALHLSGVQKALVASLPRLLPNLRVANGVQSAHLSHDPEVAQAYDADALQHRRISARLARYMAEGGRHVLSKATAWCVPTLLLWAGQDKLVNPAGSAAFAAQAPRDLVQSQCFEAAYHEIFNESPELAAPVFARLEQWLDQRFPAA
- a CDS encoding peptidylprolyl isomerase, translating into MRFFSKTSNACAVAVALAVMAAGVQAQGLKSPGSKAKAGNDSSISRALEATAQPSGRQAPAAAQGVRSADYIVAVVNSEPITNNEVRARMERVAQNVTEQGGQLPSQSELARQVLERLIVERVQLQEAKDTGINIDNMTVDQAVANVARQNNTDKAGLMSRLKAEGISEAQFRSEIRNQMLMQRVRERDVDGRVKVGEADIDRYLKDQKRPGDAAAGAAANLGHILIIVPENASAAVVAEREAKAKQAAEAARKNPDFIAAVREFSDVPNGQGGGAMGMRPMSDYPELFSQQVGNAAVGAIVGPFRSGAGFHVLKVLEKSQAGAPVYITQNHARHFLLTVGEGMTEAQAAKRLEDYKRRVEAGQATFQQLAQEFSKDGSARNGGDLGWSSPGQFVPEFERVLDSLQPGQISNPVVSRFGVHLIQLIERRQEKLTEREQREMVRNVVRERKAEQDYETWLKELRGKAFVEYREPPQ
- a CDS encoding M20 family metallopeptidase; this encodes MNARTPANLLQPQDALQHITEQWDQSIVPELTNYITIPAKSPMFAPDWEQQGHIATVLRNAAAWVEAQKVAGLTLEVIQQPGRTPVIFFEVEGTAEKASTSPTVLMYGHLDKQPEFEGWRSDLGPWTPKYEDGKLYGRGGADDGYAVYASVAAIQELKRQNVPHPRIVAIIETCEESGSADLLPYVDALRPRLGDVGLVICLDSGAGNYDQLWLTTSLRGMASGTLKVQILTEGVHSGDASGVVPSSFRIMRQVLDRLEDSKNGRVLPQSFHCEVPVERMAQIRATAEILGEDAYARFPWAHYDCGGSARVSLPTTTDPVQALVRRTWEPTLSVTGVEGMPNLQNAGNVLRPYTAFKLSLRLPPLVDAAACVQEMKALLEDNAPYEARVTWEGLSSSSGWNAPGMDGWFENALNAASRAHFGAGCGYIGQGGTIPLMNMLSKGFPKAQMMVCGVLGPKSNAHGPNEFLHVPYAKKLTASVAEVIAAMARHQTEAAQA
- a CDS encoding aminoglycoside phosphotransferase family protein; amino-acid sequence: MTAPITPTVGVAWADSARHAAFDAWLAPLAQKHQLLPATLRPASADASFRRYLRLDRSDGSSLIVMDAPPDKEDCAPFAKVQGLMSQAGLCVPQILDWDAGHGFMLLSDLGGQTVIEALNPEKPQDAEAWYRSAIEVLLDWQLASKAGNTGSLPLYDEALLRRELQLFPDWYIAKHRQFTLDDKQQALLGKTFDQIVAHNLQAPSVYVHRDFMMRNLMQPVSSGAPLGVLDFQDAVYGPITYDIASLLRDAFISWEEDFIIDITIRYWEKARKAGLVGANSASGWGDDFGEFYRGVEWMGLQRHLKVAGIFARLTLRDGKPKYLADAPRFIHYIRSTCNRYRALGPFLKLIDEIEGIQTQVGYAYGRM